From Puntigrus tetrazona isolate hp1 chromosome 8, ASM1883169v1, whole genome shotgun sequence, the proteins below share one genomic window:
- the rflna gene encoding LOW QUALITY PROTEIN: refilin-A (The sequence of the model RefSeq protein was modified relative to this genomic sequence to represent the inferred CDS: inserted 5 bases in 4 codons; deleted 4 bases in 3 codons), whose product MVGHLHFQAMDESLKGKNRRTAVVGSGLPPAPSPPSSLCHGSSRESRSGSCSAPNELQRYCRKXGREGKLLPYLLLNSQGPDAKSRMYPVVHGESIEVNPKPEKEIKFNSAVKYASERHFRDQVFCAQVPTATSFSETVVAVHNCTRGRSYKSEVHTEPRHRALHFXSTTIVFPKHTRNTYRTTLNYNGNRNTAGAAXFVFTVRLESXEDASPCIITQKTSERRVILPRIQKLPLVRELRERGEFQEPPDVLIIQWPK is encoded by the exons ATGGTGGggcatttacatttt caaGCTATGGATGAGAGTTTGAAAGGAAAGAACAGGAGGACTGCAGTAGTCGGTTCAGGACTCCCTCCAGCCCCAAGTCCGCCTTCTTCTCTCTGTCACGGGAGTTCTCGAGAGTCGCGCTCCGGCAGCTGCTCAGCCCCAAACGAGCTGCAAAGATACTGCAGAAA AGGCCGGGAAGGCAAACTG CTGCCATACTTGCTCCTAAACTCTCAAGGTCCAGATGCGAAGTCACGCATGTACCCTGTGGTC CACGGAGAGAGCATCGAGGTTAACCCCAAACCAGAAAAAGAGATCAA GTTCAACTCTGCGGTGAAGTACGCTTCAGAAAGACACTTCCGTGACCAGGTGTTCTGCGCCCAGGTCCCGACCGCCACATCCTTCAGC GAGACGGTGGTGGCCGTTCACAACTGCACGCGTGGGCGCAGCTACAAGTCAGAGGTTCACACCGAGCCACGGCACAGGGCGCTACACT AAAGCACCACCATCGTGTTCCCCAAACACACCCGGAATACATACCGCACCACGCTCAACTACAACGGCAACAGAAACACAGCCGGCGCGG GTTTTGTGTTCACAGTCAGGCTGGAGT ACGAGGACGCCAGCCCATGCATCATTACACAGAAGACCTCTGAGAGACGCGTGATCCTTCCCAGAATTCAAAAACTCCCTTTGGTTAGAGAGCTACG AGAACGTGGAGAGTTTCAGGAGCCGCCCGACGTGCTGATAATTCAGTGGCCAAAATAA